A genome region from Magnolia sinica isolate HGM2019 chromosome 8, MsV1, whole genome shotgun sequence includes the following:
- the LOC131254016 gene encoding zinc finger CCCH domain-containing protein 32-like, whose protein sequence is MFLFFQVPDIPTSESPPERPGEPDCTYFLKTQRCKIGLRCKFNHLKDKVEVLNASGSTNLEAIQIIKKARGSLKDQFLDEVCSLVFKVCVVYCFAVT, encoded by the exons ATGTTCCTGTTTTTTCAGGTCCCTGATATCCCTACGAGCGAATCTCCTCCAGAGAGACCAGGAGAACCTGACTGTACA TACTTCTTGAAGACACAAAGGTGCAAGATCGGTCTCAGATGCAAGTTCAACCATCTAAAAGATAAAGTTGAAGTTCTAAATGCATCT GGAAGTACAAACTTAGAGGCCATCCAAATCATTAAGaaagctagaggatccttgaaggATCAGTTTTTAGATGAAGTATGTTCCCTAGTTTTCAAAGTTTGTGTTGTGTACTGCTTTGCTGTGACCTAA